A single region of the Lotus japonicus ecotype B-129 chromosome 4, LjGifu_v1.2 genome encodes:
- the LOC130714246 gene encoding replication factor A protein 1-like — protein MESVYHNVAELRSGKQHWRIMVKVIRIWYSQGFATSKLPLSLELVLMDDKGTKIHASIKKTLMYKFEKLLVEGKVYSVSSFVLVDSSGEYKTTRHNYKICFMYNTEVRPMDQFPIDAFPYSFVPLADLLAPTYDSSFLIDVIGILTGVGVEREIVTNGKKSKMNVIEIDSAGVRVECALFGAYVDELANFLGGGELNNPVVIIQFAKVKSFQGHNSLQNVHGTTKILFDPDLPMADVLKTSFLEANESASHSVSQLSDSKTVSGEDDFLVLTISKSIADLREIKKDCVCVVYGTILPLEEGVDWWYTACRCSRKVYADERMFFCEGCNRHVLAVYPRYRLQVRVEDNSGSANFILFDKEATALVGKTCSEMVDACDKNDNGMGIPVELTSFVGRSALFKIEVKNFQGQRFDRSRFETSYRVKRVCTDQSIIEQFKTLQLDNSVGASSSRLLLTPQSTLNPEAVKHEELAKDLLEDFAVVSNEKATQTEESLEGPANQPAMSLESPAIDLAGNTQDIISPKRSPSPENDGVLVLTGRKKKVFPKMRK, from the exons ATGGAGTCTGTTTACCATAATGTTGCTGAGCTTCGTTCTGGGAAGCAACATTGGAGGATTATGGTGAAGGTGATCCGGATTTGGTACAGCCAAGGGTTTGCCACATCGAAGTTGCCCCTTTCTCTTGAGCTTGTCCTGATGGATGATAAG GGTACCAAGATCCATGCCAGTATTAAAAAGACTCTGATGTACAAGTTTGAGAAGTTACTGGTTGAGGGGAAGGTTTACAGTGTGTCCTCATTTGTGTTAGTGGATAGTAGTGGGGAGTATAAAACTACACGTCATAATTACAAGATATGTTTCATGTATAACACTGAAGTGCGCCCAATGGACCAGTTTCCTATTGATGCGTTCCCCTACAGCTTTGTTCCTCTAGCTGACCTTTTAGCTCCTACCTATGATTCCTCTTTCCTAATTG ATGTGATTGGCATTCTAACCGGCGTTGGAGTTGAGAGGGAGATTGTTACTAATGGGAAGAAATCAAAGATGAATGTGATTGAGATTGATTCTGCAGG GGTCAGGGTTGAGTGCGCCCTATTCGGAGCTTATGTTGATGAGCTTGCTAATTTTCTTGGCGGTGGTGAACTCAACAACCCTGTCGTGATCATACAGTTTGCTAAAGTCAAATCCTTTCAGGGGCACAACAGCCTTCAAAATGTTCATGGGACTACTAAAATTCTGTTTGACCCAGATCTACCAATGGCTGATGTTTTGAAAACCAG TTTTTTGGAAGCCAATGAAAGTGCATCGCACTCTGTTAGCCAATTGTCTGATTCCAAAACCGTTTCTGGCGAGGATGATTTCCTGGTTCTGACAATTAGCAAGTCTATTGCTGATTTGAGGGAAATCAAGAAG GATTGTGTCTGTGTTGTGTATGGTACCATTCTTCCTCTTGAAGAAGGTGTTGATTGGTGGTACACTGCCTGTAGATGTAGCCGCAAGGTGTATGCTGATGAAAGGATGTTTTTCTGTGAGGGATGTAACCGTCACGTGCTGGCCGTCTATCCTAG GTATCGTCTTCAAGTCAGGGTGGAAGATAATTCTGGCAGTGCAAACTTTATCCTCTTTGATAAAGAAGCCACTGCACTGGTTGGGAAAACTTGCTCTGAAATGGTTGATGCTTGTGACAAG AATGATAATGGGATGGGGATTCCTGTTGAATTAACTAGCTTTGTTGGGAGATCTGCTCTTTTCAAGATTGAGGTTAAAAATTTCCAAGGTCAGAGGTTTGACAGGTCCAGATTTGAGACTTCATATCGTGTAAAGCGTGTCTGCACTGATCAATCGATTATTGAGCAGTTCAAAACATTGCAGTTAGATAACAGT GTTGGTGCCTCTTCAAGTCGTTTGCTGCTCACCCCTCAGTCTACTCTGAATCCAGAAGCTGTGAAGCATGAGGAATTAGCGAAG GATTTGTTGGAAGACTTTGCTGTTGTGTCCAATGAGAAAGCCACCCAAACTGAAGAATCTTTGGAAGGTCCTGCGAATCAACCTGCTATGTCATTGGAATCTCCAGCGATTGATCTAGCTGGAAATACTCAAGACATCATCAGTCCTAAGAGGAGTCCTTCACCTGAGAACGATGGTGTGTTGGTTTTGACGGGCAGGAAGAAGAAGGTGTTTCCAAAGATGAGGAAGTAG